The following are encoded together in the Halopseudomonas salegens genome:
- a CDS encoding nucleotide sugar dehydrogenase has product MQLDVYGNTLFAVVTAGMLASTGHEVTLRVPEGALAEQLAAGRSGFSEPGLAQLLTQQREQKRLRFADFDALPDPGCRAVFVGLGAEEYAVAKALIERIARVPGRNWLVVNQSPFAVGSTEELNVCLRTLAAQAEAAVVSLPDFLQEGQALKGMAEPEKIILGCDLIWAEHLVREIFRPFCRGEDPFLVMTPREAEFTKLAITGMLVTRISFMNDMAAQADSLGLNIDQVRRGLAADSRIGPAYLQPGVGFGGPGFASNVINLVDTLQASGVGSQLLNQVLAINERQKEVLFRKLWQHYQTELEGRVVAIWGAAFKPGTGRIDNAPVLRTLEALWAQGASVRIHDPEALPALQAHYGEREDLQCIPDAYAAAEGADALMLMTQWQEYGSPDFSRLLKLMREPVLLDGRNIYDPTYVRSHGFVYYGVGR; this is encoded by the coding sequence ATGCAGCTCGATGTATACGGCAACACCCTGTTTGCGGTCGTGACGGCTGGCATGTTGGCGTCTACCGGGCATGAAGTGACCTTGCGCGTGCCTGAAGGGGCACTGGCCGAGCAGCTGGCGGCGGGCCGGTCGGGTTTCAGTGAGCCGGGTCTGGCGCAGCTGCTGACCCAGCAGCGGGAGCAGAAGCGTTTGCGTTTTGCTGACTTCGACGCTCTGCCCGATCCGGGCTGCCGGGCCGTTTTTGTTGGCCTGGGCGCGGAAGAGTATGCGGTTGCCAAAGCACTGATAGAACGCATTGCACGCGTACCCGGACGCAACTGGCTGGTTGTCAATCAGTCGCCTTTTGCCGTCGGCAGTACTGAAGAACTGAATGTGTGCCTGCGTACCCTGGCCGCGCAGGCCGAGGCTGCAGTGGTGAGCCTGCCGGACTTTTTGCAGGAAGGGCAGGCACTCAAGGGCATGGCTGAGCCGGAGAAAATCATCCTGGGGTGTGATCTGATTTGGGCGGAGCACCTGGTGCGCGAGATTTTCCGGCCATTCTGTCGTGGTGAAGATCCTTTCCTGGTGATGACCCCGCGTGAGGCTGAATTCACCAAGCTGGCGATTACCGGCATGCTGGTCACCCGGATCAGTTTCATGAACGATATGGCCGCCCAGGCCGACAGCCTGGGCCTGAATATTGATCAGGTCCGTCGCGGGCTGGCGGCCGATTCTCGGATTGGCCCTGCCTACCTGCAACCGGGTGTGGGCTTTGGTGGGCCCGGGTTTGCCTCCAACGTGATCAATCTGGTGGATACCTTGCAGGCTTCCGGTGTGGGCTCGCAGTTGCTCAACCAGGTGCTGGCAATCAATGAACGACAGAAGGAAGTGTTGTTTCGCAAGCTGTGGCAGCACTACCAGACAGAGCTGGAAGGGCGAGTGGTAGCGATCTGGGGTGCGGCCTTCAAACCGGGGACTGGCCGCATTGACAATGCGCCGGTGTTGCGGACCCTGGAAGCCTTGTGGGCACAGGGGGCCAGTGTGCGCATTCATGATCCGGAGGCGTTGCCCGCCTTGCAGGCGCATTATGGCGAGCGCGAGGATCTGCAGTGTATACCTGACGCTTACGCGGCGGCCGAAGGCGCGGATGCCCTGATGCTGATGACGCAATGGCAGGAGTACGGCAGCCCGGATTTCAGCCGGTTGCTCAAGCTGATGCGGGAACCGGTGTTGCTGGACGGTCGCAATATTTACGATCCGACCTATGTTCGCAGCCATGGATTTGTTTATTACGGAGTAGGCCGGTGA
- the galU gene encoding UTP--glucose-1-phosphate uridylyltransferase GalU: MTIKKAILPVAGLGTRFLPASKAIPKEMITVVDKPVIQYVVEEAVSAGIREIVLVTHSAKRAIEDHFDVNYELESELERRGKDALLQVLRSIVPPDVRIISVRQGQALGLGHAVLCAQEVVGNEDFAVLLPDVLVDDAALPAGSQPDLALMCERFSAGHGAQVMVEQVPMENVSSYGVVALQGTAPAAGESQPVTALVEKPARADAPSDLAVVGRYVLPARIFALLRETRPGAGNEIQLTDAIASLLKEQPVEAYRMLGNTYDCGSKTGYMQATLAYGLRHPEVGEPLAALIRQHAAEIA; this comes from the coding sequence GTGACGATCAAGAAGGCAATTCTCCCTGTTGCAGGTTTGGGTACGCGGTTTTTGCCGGCGAGCAAGGCGATTCCGAAAGAAATGATCACGGTGGTAGACAAGCCGGTCATTCAATATGTGGTCGAAGAAGCGGTGTCGGCCGGTATTCGTGAAATCGTGCTGGTGACCCATTCGGCCAAGCGCGCGATTGAAGATCACTTCGATGTGAATTACGAGCTGGAGTCCGAGCTGGAGCGCCGCGGCAAGGATGCCTTGCTGCAGGTGCTTCGTTCCATAGTGCCGCCGGATGTGCGCATCATCAGTGTGCGGCAGGGGCAGGCACTGGGTTTGGGGCATGCCGTTCTGTGTGCTCAAGAGGTGGTTGGCAACGAGGATTTTGCCGTGCTCCTGCCCGATGTGCTGGTCGATGACGCCGCTTTGCCGGCGGGTAGCCAGCCGGATCTGGCGCTGATGTGCGAGCGTTTTTCCGCCGGACATGGTGCTCAGGTAATGGTTGAGCAGGTGCCGATGGAGAATGTATCCAGCTATGGTGTCGTCGCCTTGCAGGGCACTGCGCCGGCAGCCGGGGAAAGTCAGCCTGTTACGGCGCTGGTAGAGAAGCCTGCTCGGGCTGATGCGCCTTCCGATCTGGCGGTGGTCGGGCGTTATGTCCTGCCGGCGCGCATTTTTGCCCTGCTGCGCGAAACCCGGCCCGGTGCCGGGAATGAAATCCAGTTGACCGATGCCATTGCCAGCTTGCTGAAAGAACAGCCGGTAGAGGCCTATCGCATGCTCGGCAACACTTACGACTGCGGCAGTAAAACCGGTTACATGCAGGCGACTCTGGCCTATGGCTTGCGCCATCCCGAGGTGGGTGAACCCCTGGCCGCCCTGATTCGTCAGCATGCAGCGGAGATTGCTTGA
- the rfaH gene encoding transcription/translation regulatory transformer protein RfaH, which translates to MQSSKADGWYLVQCKSRQDERAEWHLRNQQINCYRPVHCVERVRGGKRVLLSESLFPGYLFVRMAAGAEQWSSIRSTRGVARMVTFGGLPLKLEPALIHAIKQRADQQPAESAFRVGDLVRITEGPLRELDAVFLHPDGNERAVLLINLLHREQRLKMPLRAIRVQRQRA; encoded by the coding sequence GTGCAGTCAAGCAAAGCTGATGGCTGGTATCTGGTGCAATGCAAATCACGCCAGGATGAACGTGCCGAGTGGCACCTGCGCAATCAGCAGATCAATTGTTATCGTCCGGTGCACTGTGTGGAGCGGGTTCGCGGCGGCAAGCGCGTACTGCTGAGCGAGTCGCTGTTTCCCGGTTACCTGTTTGTGCGCATGGCGGCAGGTGCCGAGCAGTGGTCAAGCATTCGCTCGACCCGAGGGGTAGCGCGCATGGTGACTTTCGGAGGCTTGCCGCTGAAACTCGAGCCGGCGCTTATTCATGCGATCAAGCAACGTGCTGATCAGCAACCGGCGGAGTCGGCGTTCAGGGTGGGTGACCTGGTGCGCATTACCGAAGGCCCCTTGCGCGAGCTTGATGCGGTGTTCCTGCATCCGGATGGAAATGAGCGGGCAGTGTTGCTGATCAACCTGCTGCACCGTGAGCAACGCTTGAAAATGCCCCTGCGCGCGATTCGTGTTCAACGTCAGCGGGCCTGA
- a CDS encoding polysaccharide biosynthesis protein, with the protein MLRNKLLNLPRRSKRLIQVAVDVLLVWLALWSAFLLRLGDTSMVEPFGGHLWLFCAAPLVSLPFFIKIGMYRAVLRYMGSDALLAILKAVTLSALVLATIIYFVGSSTALVPRSLVIIYWGTSLVLLGGLRLLMRQFVLGDYRLGLPFVRHSANARSMGIKVAVYGAGEAGNQLVAALRLGRGMEPVAFIDDDPNVINRVIAGIKVYKPSRIGEMIEETGVEEVLLAMPSASRARRREILEYLQAFPLHVRSVPGFMDLASGKVKVDDIQEVDVADLLGRDPVPPRKALLESCVRDQVVMVTGAGGSIGAELCRQILGLGPRALILFEHAEFNLYTINAELEERIRADDLPVMLQPVLGTVRNLQRLEDVMRSFGVNTVYHAAAYKHVPLVEHNIGEGVHNNVFGTLNTAMAAISTGVDNFVLISTDKAVRPSSVMGVTKRLAEMVLQALSSNNAEAGSRKRCKTRFTMVRFGNVLGASGSVIPRFRQQILRGGPVTVTDPAMTRYFMTIPEAAQLVIQAGSMGQGGDVFVLDMGAPVRILDLARKMIHLSGLSIRDESNPAGDIAVEFTGLRPGEKLYEELLIGSNVSTTDHAMIMRASEDFLPWGSLKPALDGLTEAIEADDYQRLRVLMAELVQGYQPQEDIVDWLHLQQKTSDEVMH; encoded by the coding sequence ATGCTGCGCAATAAATTGCTGAATTTGCCCCGTCGATCAAAGCGTTTGATCCAGGTGGCCGTCGATGTGCTGCTGGTTTGGTTGGCTTTGTGGTCGGCTTTCCTGTTGCGCCTGGGCGATACCTCGATGGTCGAGCCGTTCGGAGGGCATTTGTGGCTGTTTTGTGCCGCGCCTTTGGTCTCCCTGCCTTTCTTCATCAAAATCGGCATGTACCGCGCCGTGTTGCGCTACATGGGCAGCGATGCCTTGCTGGCTATTCTGAAAGCGGTCACCTTGTCCGCTCTGGTGCTGGCGACCATTATCTATTTTGTCGGCTCCTCCACGGCATTGGTGCCGCGCTCACTGGTGATCATCTACTGGGGTACCAGTCTGGTGCTGCTGGGTGGCCTGCGCCTGTTGATGCGACAGTTTGTGCTCGGCGATTACCGCCTGGGTCTGCCCTTTGTGCGCCATTCGGCAAACGCTCGCTCAATGGGGATCAAGGTGGCGGTGTATGGCGCCGGGGAAGCCGGCAACCAGCTGGTTGCAGCCCTGCGTCTGGGGCGTGGCATGGAGCCGGTGGCGTTCATCGACGACGACCCCAATGTGATCAACCGGGTGATTGCCGGTATCAAGGTGTACAAGCCTTCCCGTATCGGTGAAATGATCGAAGAGACCGGGGTTGAAGAAGTGCTCCTGGCAATGCCGTCGGCCTCGCGCGCACGGCGACGTGAAATTCTGGAATACCTGCAGGCTTTTCCCTTGCATGTGCGCAGTGTGCCGGGCTTCATGGATCTGGCCAGCGGCAAGGTCAAGGTGGATGATATTCAGGAAGTGGATGTCGCCGATTTGCTGGGCCGCGACCCGGTGCCGCCGCGCAAGGCGTTGCTGGAATCCTGTGTTCGCGATCAGGTGGTCATGGTTACCGGTGCCGGCGGGTCGATTGGCGCCGAACTGTGCCGCCAGATACTGGGGTTGGGGCCGCGCGCGCTGATTCTGTTCGAACATGCCGAGTTCAATTTGTACACCATCAACGCAGAACTGGAAGAGCGCATCCGCGCTGACGATCTGCCGGTTATGTTGCAACCGGTATTGGGCACGGTACGCAACTTGCAGCGGCTTGAAGACGTAATGCGCAGCTTTGGCGTGAACACTGTCTACCACGCCGCCGCCTATAAACATGTGCCGCTGGTAGAGCACAATATTGGTGAGGGTGTGCACAATAATGTGTTTGGTACCCTGAATACGGCGATGGCTGCCATCAGTACCGGGGTGGACAATTTTGTGCTGATCTCGACGGACAAGGCCGTGCGCCCGAGCAGTGTGATGGGTGTCACCAAGCGTTTGGCCGAGATGGTATTGCAGGCACTGAGCAGTAATAATGCCGAAGCCGGGTCACGCAAACGGTGCAAGACGCGGTTCACCATGGTGCGCTTCGGGAATGTGCTGGGGGCATCCGGATCGGTTATTCCGCGCTTTCGGCAACAGATTCTGCGCGGTGGCCCGGTAACCGTGACCGACCCGGCGATGACGCGTTATTTCATGACCATCCCTGAAGCGGCGCAGCTGGTGATTCAGGCGGGTTCGATGGGGCAGGGTGGGGATGTGTTCGTGCTGGATATGGGCGCTCCGGTTCGTATTCTGGACCTGGCGCGCAAGATGATTCACCTGTCGGGTTTGTCGATTCGGGACGAGTCAAACCCCGCCGGCGACATTGCGGTCGAGTTTACCGGCTTGCGCCCGGGTGAGAAACTGTACGAGGAGCTGTTGATCGGTAGCAACGTGAGTACCACTGATCACGCAATGATCATGCGGGCGAGCGAGGATTTCTTGCCCTGGGGAAGCCTGAAACCGGCTCTGGACGGGCTGACAGAAGCCATTGAGGCAGACGATTACCAGCGTTTGCGGGTTTTGATGGCGGAGTTGGTTCAGGGTTATCAGCCCCAGGAAGATATAGTGGACTGGCTGCATCTTCAGCAGAAGACGTCCGACGAGGTAATGCACTGA
- a CDS encoding MraY family glycosyltransferase, whose translation MRMTVTLVLALLLVLLSWGLTAGVCRWALQRQLLDVPNARSSHRLPTPRGGGLAFVLPLVLCLPLLFLLALVEARLALALGPAGALVAVMGYVDDTGHVAARWRLLGHFVAAAWALLCLGELPPLVLFGFELGQSLIGWLLATLLLVWLLNLFNFMDGIDGIAGLEAVSVTLAMAVIYWTVGFAGNAVLLLLSAMAVLGFLFCNWPPARIFMGDVGSGFLGLWLAVLALHGGLLSVELFWAWLVMLGVFMVDASVTLLRRLMRGEKVYHAHRRHAYQFASRRWHSHARVTVAVGLLNVVWLFPWAWVAAAGHLPGLIVLLLAWLPLMGLALVLGAGRAEKLDAAQ comes from the coding sequence ATGCGCATGACGGTAACCCTGGTGTTGGCCCTGTTGCTGGTGCTGCTGTCGTGGGGGCTGACCGCAGGCGTCTGTCGGTGGGCGTTGCAGCGGCAATTGCTGGATGTGCCGAATGCGCGCAGCTCTCACCGGTTGCCCACCCCCCGAGGTGGTGGCCTGGCTTTTGTGTTGCCCCTGGTGTTGTGTTTGCCGCTGTTGTTTCTGTTGGCGTTGGTTGAGGCGCGCCTGGCCTTGGCGCTGGGGCCTGCGGGTGCCCTGGTCGCGGTGATGGGGTATGTGGACGATACGGGGCATGTGGCTGCACGCTGGCGTTTGCTGGGGCATTTTGTGGCGGCGGCCTGGGCGCTGCTCTGTCTGGGCGAGTTGCCACCGCTGGTGTTGTTCGGTTTCGAGCTTGGCCAGAGTCTGATCGGCTGGCTGTTGGCGACCTTGCTGTTGGTGTGGTTGTTGAACCTGTTCAACTTCATGGATGGCATTGATGGTATTGCCGGTCTGGAGGCCGTCAGCGTGACCCTGGCCATGGCAGTCATCTACTGGACCGTCGGTTTTGCAGGGAACGCCGTGCTGTTGCTGTTGTCAGCCATGGCAGTGCTGGGATTTTTATTCTGCAACTGGCCACCGGCACGCATTTTCATGGGCGATGTTGGCAGTGGGTTTCTCGGCCTCTGGCTGGCCGTGCTGGCACTGCACGGTGGCTTGCTGTCAGTGGAATTGTTCTGGGCCTGGTTGGTGATGCTGGGTGTTTTCATGGTCGATGCCAGCGTGACATTGTTGCGTCGGCTGATGCGGGGTGAGAAGGTATATCATGCGCATCGGCGTCACGCTTACCAGTTTGCCAGCCGGCGTTGGCACAGCCATGCCAGAGTGACAGTTGCGGTTGGCCTGCTGAATGTTGTGTGGCTGTTCCCCTGGGCCTGGGTTGCTGCCGCCGGTCACCTGCCGGGGCTGATAGTGTTGTTGCTGGCGTGGTTACCCCTGATGGGATTGGCACTGGTACTGGGTGCCGGGAGAGCGGAGAAGCTGGATGCTGCGCAATAA
- a CDS encoding NAD-dependent epimerase/dehydratase family protein — protein MNLDEYLEPKAEHAVLLTGASGLIGGRLWRRLQQRADVRLTLALREPLADLPDSVATRSIASLEATDWQPVVRGHSVVVHAAARVHVLDEQASDPLAAFRRVNVEGTLALARAAAAAGVQRFVFVSSVKAAGGESLPGKPLRADDPACPDGAYGLSKREAEEALLALAADTGMQVVIVRPVLVYGPGVGGNFRRLMRWVRSGWPLPLAAVDNRRSMLALDNLVDLLNRCIDHPRAVNQIFMASDGDDVSTPELLRRLAQALGCPLRLLPLPVGCLQWLARACGKSAEAERLLGSLQVDIGKTREYLDWAPPLGMPAALALLRDEPCA, from the coding sequence TTGAACCTTGATGAGTACCTTGAGCCGAAGGCCGAGCATGCGGTGTTGCTGACCGGCGCTTCCGGTTTGATCGGCGGCCGTTTGTGGCGTCGTTTGCAGCAACGGGCAGATGTGCGTTTGACCCTGGCACTGCGCGAGCCATTGGCGGATCTGCCGGATTCTGTTGCAACCCGCTCCATTGCCAGTCTGGAAGCAACCGATTGGCAGCCGGTCGTTCGTGGTCACTCCGTCGTGGTGCATGCTGCGGCACGGGTGCATGTGCTGGATGAGCAAGCCAGCGATCCGTTGGCGGCGTTTCGTCGGGTCAATGTCGAAGGCACGCTGGCGCTGGCGCGGGCAGCGGCAGCGGCTGGGGTGCAGCGCTTCGTTTTTGTCAGCTCGGTCAAGGCCGCAGGGGGCGAGAGCCTTCCCGGCAAGCCGTTGCGGGCTGATGATCCGGCCTGTCCGGACGGCGCTTACGGACTATCCAAGCGCGAAGCCGAAGAAGCCTTGCTGGCTTTGGCCGCCGACACCGGGATGCAGGTGGTCATTGTGCGTCCGGTGCTGGTGTATGGCCCGGGTGTGGGCGGCAATTTTCGCCGTCTGATGCGCTGGGTGCGCTCTGGCTGGCCGCTGCCGTTGGCTGCGGTTGATAATCGCCGCAGTATGCTGGCACTGGATAATCTGGTGGATTTGTTGAATCGCTGTATTGACCATCCCCGGGCGGTCAATCAGATATTCATGGCCAGTGACGGGGATGATGTGAGTACGCCGGAACTCTTGCGTCGATTGGCGCAGGCCCTGGGTTGTCCGCTGCGTCTGTTGCCGTTGCCCGTGGGCTGCCTGCAATGGCTGGCGCGCGCCTGTGGCAAGTCGGCGGAGGCGGAACGCTTGTTGGGAAGTCTGCAGGTTGATATCGGCAAGACCCGGGAATACCTGGACTGGGCGCCGCCGCTCGGCATGCCGGCGGCGCTGGCGCTGCTGCGGGATGAACCATGCGCATGA
- a CDS encoding MBL fold metallo-hydrolase RNA specificity domain-containing protein translates to MGEIRRFPQDYPWIQHHGAVTGVTGSCHQLWLTPDNSVLIDCGLFQGAEVSAAGAGSGDLSIEFAMQSVRALIATHVHIDHIGRLPWLLAAGFQGPVHCSQASALLMPTVLEDAFMVGVQRDRELAGRFVGLVRQRLQGHAYGEWVTVLENAAVCCRIRLQRAGHILGSAWVDCDVRYPETERRRRLVFSGDLGATHAPLLPPPVIPEQADVVVLESTYGDRQHENRRQRQARLQAVLEHALTDGGTVLIPAFSIGRTQELLYELEDIISQQRGYYDWARLPVILDSPLASRFTDLYRELQPYWDKEALERVAAGRRPLAFDNLLRVDDHAQHQAMVNRLAQTRQPAVVIAGSGMCTAGRIVNYLKAMLGDARHDVVFVGYQAEGTPGRQIQRYGPRGGYVELDNERYDIRAQVHVLGGYSAHADRDGLVGFVTGMEHWPEQVRLVHGDPQAKQALAEQLREHAKRRGKALDVVIPEA, encoded by the coding sequence ATGGGCGAGATCAGGCGTTTTCCGCAGGATTATCCCTGGATTCAACACCATGGGGCCGTGACCGGAGTCACCGGTTCCTGCCATCAGCTATGGCTGACTCCGGATAACAGCGTGTTGATCGATTGTGGTCTGTTTCAGGGCGCTGAGGTGTCCGCAGCCGGTGCCGGGTCGGGCGACCTGAGTATTGAGTTCGCCATGCAGTCGGTACGGGCGCTGATTGCTACCCATGTGCACATTGATCATATCGGGCGCTTGCCCTGGTTGCTGGCGGCGGGTTTTCAGGGCCCGGTGCACTGTTCGCAAGCTTCGGCACTGCTGATGCCGACGGTGCTGGAAGACGCCTTTATGGTTGGCGTGCAGCGGGACCGCGAGCTGGCCGGCCGTTTTGTCGGCCTGGTCAGGCAGCGCCTGCAAGGGCATGCCTACGGTGAGTGGGTGACGGTACTCGAGAATGCGGCGGTGTGTTGCCGGATCCGGCTGCAGCGCGCGGGACACATTCTGGGATCGGCCTGGGTTGACTGCGATGTGCGTTACCCGGAGACAGAACGCCGTCGCCGGCTGGTTTTTTCCGGTGACCTGGGCGCAACCCATGCGCCACTGCTGCCACCACCGGTTATTCCCGAGCAGGCCGATGTGGTTGTGCTGGAGAGCACTTACGGTGACCGGCAGCATGAGAATCGGCGGCAGCGTCAAGCGCGTTTGCAGGCGGTGCTGGAGCATGCGTTGACGGATGGCGGTACGGTGCTGATTCCGGCATTCAGTATTGGCCGCACGCAGGAGCTGCTCTATGAGCTGGAAGACATCATCAGCCAGCAGCGCGGGTATTATGACTGGGCCAGGCTGCCAGTGATTCTTGATTCGCCGCTGGCCAGCCGTTTTACCGACCTGTATCGCGAACTGCAGCCCTACTGGGACAAGGAAGCACTGGAGCGGGTTGCTGCCGGGCGTCGTCCGCTGGCTTTTGACAACCTGCTGCGGGTGGATGATCACGCTCAGCATCAGGCCATGGTCAACCGTTTGGCACAGACCCGGCAACCGGCGGTAGTGATAGCCGGCAGCGGCATGTGCACGGCCGGGCGCATCGTCAACTACCTGAAAGCCATGCTGGGCGATGCACGGCATGATGTGGTGTTTGTCGGTTATCAGGCCGAAGGCACGCCGGGGCGGCAGATTCAGCGCTACGGGCCGCGCGGTGGTTATGTGGAGCTGGATAATGAACGCTATGACATTCGTGCTCAGGTGCATGTGCTGGGAGGATACTCCGCGCATGCCGACCGGGATGGCCTGGTCGGCTTCGTGACGGGGATGGAACACTGGCCCGAGCAGGTGCGCCTGGTGCATGGTGATCCACAGGCGAAACAGGCACTGGCCGAGCAGCTGCGCGAGCACGCAAAACGCCGTGGCAAAGCCCTGGACGTGGTCATTCCCGAGGCTTGA
- a CDS encoding VanZ family protein yields the protein MTLWLQLSRTLVRYHRLYQLLFFMTLGAALYFGLRPHHAPPSHSWIPLTLHVSGMWFITLLSFLAFPRGYWWLHGLLLGALGTGIEFGQSFQPSRTVDLYDIYANLAGVALGILLVGLLKGARKWLSSG from the coding sequence ATGACCCTCTGGCTGCAACTGTCTCGCACCCTGGTACGCTACCACCGGCTCTACCAACTGCTGTTTTTCATGACGCTGGGAGCAGCCCTGTACTTTGGCCTGCGCCCTCACCATGCGCCGCCCAGCCACAGCTGGATACCGCTGACCCTGCACGTCAGCGGCATGTGGTTCATTACGCTGCTCAGCTTTCTGGCCTTCCCGCGCGGGTACTGGTGGCTGCATGGGCTATTGCTCGGCGCGCTCGGCACCGGCATCGAGTTCGGCCAGTCCTTTCAACCCAGCCGCACGGTCGACCTGTATGACATCTATGCCAACCTCGCGGGCGTCGCGCTGGGCATCCTGCTGGTCGGCCTGCTCAAGGGCGCACGCAAGTGGCTCTCCTCGGGCTAA
- a CDS encoding O-antigen ligase family protein: protein MSSTVFSLDRILMAGVLLLLIWLPLPLASNREWALGVMLLWIGGLGLIWAVAQWRAVLPPGKALKPGLPLLGLLLLAQLWVALQWATGLSMDTGATLQALLLGCALSLLFLLTLSLFRSRKRLNWLLGTLVVSGTLQGFYGAFMTLTGIEWLLLVPKETYIGNATGTFVNRNSMAGYLAMCLAAGIGLLMAWRDSRDFRWTNLIEMLLGPKARLRLALVIMVIALVMTHSRGGNAAFFAALLCVGGLFVLRDKRNRLRNGLILASILIIDVLVISQYFGLERLKDRVLSTQFTDVVVDGAVVQKANELRDDVFFAAIPLAQERPWTGQGAGSFEAVFPRFPGPDIRLHFDLAHNDYMQFFVEFGVLGFAPLLLFVLLVLRLALQPVWLNESLYRSGVGMGVGVGVLAIGFHGLTDFDLQMPANAATFVVLCAVAVLANHHSSVRRKTG from the coding sequence ATGAGCAGCACGGTTTTTTCTCTTGATCGTATCCTGATGGCGGGTGTTTTGCTGTTGCTTATCTGGTTGCCGTTGCCGCTGGCCAGTAACCGGGAATGGGCGTTAGGGGTCATGTTGCTCTGGATTGGCGGCCTGGGCCTGATATGGGCTGTTGCCCAGTGGCGCGCAGTGTTGCCGCCAGGCAAGGCATTGAAGCCGGGATTGCCGCTGCTGGGCTTGTTGCTGCTGGCCCAGCTGTGGGTGGCGCTGCAATGGGCGACCGGGTTGAGCATGGATACCGGCGCTACGCTGCAGGCCCTGCTGCTGGGTTGCGCCTTGAGCCTGTTGTTTTTGCTCACCCTCAGCCTGTTTCGCAGCCGCAAGCGCCTGAACTGGTTGCTCGGCACCCTGGTGGTCAGCGGAACGCTGCAGGGCTTCTATGGCGCTTTCATGACCCTGACCGGTATCGAGTGGCTGCTGTTGGTGCCCAAGGAAACCTATATCGGCAATGCGACCGGAACCTTTGTCAATCGCAACAGCATGGCGGGGTATCTGGCCATGTGCCTGGCGGCCGGTATCGGTTTGTTGATGGCCTGGCGTGACAGCCGCGATTTTCGCTGGACCAATCTGATTGAAATGCTGCTGGGGCCCAAAGCGCGGTTGCGGCTGGCATTGGTGATCATGGTGATTGCGTTGGTCATGACCCATTCACGCGGTGGCAATGCGGCTTTTTTTGCGGCGCTGCTCTGCGTGGGCGGGTTGTTCGTCTTGCGTGACAAGCGCAATCGACTGCGCAATGGGCTTATCCTGGCCAGTATTCTGATTATCGATGTGTTGGTGATCAGCCAGTATTTTGGCCTGGAACGCCTGAAGGATCGCGTGTTGAGCACTCAGTTCACCGATGTGGTGGTGGATGGCGCGGTGGTGCAAAAGGCCAACGAGCTGCGAGATGATGTGTTCTTTGCCGCTATTCCCCTGGCACAGGAACGGCCATGGACGGGGCAGGGGGCAGGCAGCTTTGAGGCGGTATTTCCGCGCTTCCCGGGTCCGGATATCCGGCTGCATTTTGATCTGGCCCACAATGATTACATGCAGTTTTTTGTCGAATTCGGTGTGCTCGGTTTTGCTCCGTTGCTGCTCTTTGTACTGTTGGTGCTCAGGCTGGCTTTGCAACCGGTGTGGTTGAATGAGTCCTTGTATCGCAGTGGTGTCGGCATGGGGGTGGGCGTCGGCGTGCTTGCCATCGGCTTTCACGGGTTGACTGATTTTGATTTGCAGATGCCCGCCAATGCCGCCACTTTTGTCGTGTTGTGCGCGGTGGCTGTTCTGGCCAATCACCACAGCTCTGTGCGTCGGAAAACCGGTTAG